One segment of Vicia villosa cultivar HV-30 ecotype Madison, WI unplaced genomic scaffold, Vvil1.0 ctg.002121F_1_1, whole genome shotgun sequence DNA contains the following:
- the LOC131637955 gene encoding protoheme IX farnesyltransferase, mitochondrial-like, translating into MFRRNWNCATLYSRLVNSSSSSPLHNFTHLRSSFSSSSSPNLHLAPSVAASKSTDLLSLVRHYGNCYSELSKARLSLLVVATSGTGFVLGSGGAVDLSALSYTCLGTMMVAASASTLNQVFEVKNDAIMKRTSQRPLPSGRITVPHAVGWASSVGLAGTALLATQTNMLAAGLAASNLILYSFVYTPLKQIHPVNTWVGAVVGAIPPLLGWAAASGDISLNSLILPAALYFWQIPHFMALAYMCRDDYAAGGFKMYSLADMSGRKTAVVALRNSIYLIPLGFLAYDWGVTSGWFCLESTALTLAISAAAFSFYRDRTKERARRMFHASLLYLPIFMAGLLIHRRTDNQQFLEVNAEGLVKSSSSVESSDIEDKNGDQKIKGQQRNRARPPVAYASCAPFPFLPAPSYDIV; encoded by the exons ATGTTCCGGAGGAATTGGAATTGCGCTACCTTGTATTCAAGACTCGTcaattcctcttcttcttctcctcttcacaacTTTACTCATCTCcgttcctctttctcttcttcatcatctcccAATCTCCATCTCGCACCTTCCGTTGCCGCCTCTAAATCAACTGATCTCCTCTCCCTTGTACGCCACTATGGAAACTGTTACTCCGAACTCTCCAAAGCTCGTCTCAG CTTGCTCGTGGTTGCAACTTCTGGGACTGGATTTGTGTTGGGAAGTGGTGGTGCTGTTGATCTCTCCGCACTTTCTTATACTTGCTTAGGTACCATGATGGTTGCTGCATCTGCTAGCACTTTAAATCAG GTGTTTGAAGTAAAAAATGATGCCATAATGAAGAGAACGAGTCAGAGGCCATTACCCTCAGGACGCATTACAGTACCTCATGCAGTTGGCTGGGCATCCTCTGTTGGTTTGGCTGGCACTGCCCTTCTAGCGACACAG ACTAATATGTTAGCTGCTGGACTTGCTGCCTCCAACCTGATTCTGTATTCATTTGTGTATACGCCATTGAAGCAGATTCATCCCGTAAATACATGGGTGGGTGCTGTAGTTGGTGCTATTCCACCACTTTTGGG ATGGGCTGCAGCTTCTGGTGATATTTCTCTAAATAGTTTGATTCTTCCGGCTGCTTTGTATTTTTGGCAGATACCACATTTTATGGCACTTGCGTATATGTGCCGTGATGACTATGCTGCAGGAGG GTTTAAGATGTACTCTCTTGCTGATATGTCTGGGCGGAAAACAGCGGTGGTGGCTTTGAGGAACTCCATATATCTAATCCCTTTGGGATTCTTGGCATATGATT GGGGCGTGACTTCTGGATGGTTTTGCCTCGAGTCCACGGCACTTACACTTGCAATAAGTGCCGCAGCATTTTCATTTTACAGAGACCGTACTAAGGAAAGAGCTAGGAGAATGTTTCATGCCAGTCTTCTTTATCTACCCATTTTTATGGCTGGGCTATTAATCCACCGTCGAACGGATAACCAACAATTCTTAGAAGTCAACGCAGAGGGTTTGGTGAAATCTTCCTCCTCTGTGGAATCTTCAGATATCGAAGATAAAAATGGTGATCAGAAGATCAAGGGTCAGCAAAGGAACCGAGCACGTCCGCCTGTAGCATATGCTTCCTGTGCACCTTTCCCGTTTTTGCCCGCACCTTCATACGACattgtttaa